The following are from one region of the Streptococcus sp. 1643 genome:
- a CDS encoding lantibiotic ABC transporter permease — MEKNRLYILISAGVAILGSLLPWASLNAGSFGSYSVNGYQGDGWFVIIAAIVSIVLACLNNMNKAMPKGFSIGVIVAGAIATLVTLNSLFNVNKYMSNFGGYGISIGFGLILAILASIALVVTGLLAMSGGKITKESFTELAESGKDFAQTVGRVTSSTVKTAVEEIKKESQERKKEETTAEKTETAKEKTEQKEEAKEPANVEAESAAENAEPVKEETTESETKTEAEPVAEPTETEAEAETVTESTETEPTETEKEAESAAENVEPVKETEVKNQQEEKTPNQEN, encoded by the coding sequence ATGGAAAAAAATCGTTTGTATATTCTCATTTCTGCTGGAGTAGCCATCCTTGGTTCACTTTTGCCATGGGCTAGTTTAAATGCAGGTTCTTTTGGATCCTATAGCGTGAATGGTTACCAAGGTGATGGGTGGTTTGTCATTATCGCCGCTATTGTGTCTATTGTTCTTGCTTGCTTGAATAATATGAATAAAGCAATGCCTAAAGGGTTCTCAATTGGTGTCATTGTTGCGGGTGCAATTGCAACTCTCGTCACACTAAATAGTCTCTTTAATGTAAATAAATACATGTCTAACTTTGGTGGATATGGCATTTCAATCGGCTTTGGTTTGATTTTGGCTATTCTTGCTAGCATTGCACTAGTTGTAACTGGTCTCTTGGCAATGTCAGGTGGTAAAATTACCAAAGAATCATTTACTGAATTAGCTGAGTCTGGTAAAGATTTTGCTCAAACTGTCGGACGTGTAACAAGCTCTACTGTTAAAACTGCAGTCGAAGAAATCAAAAAAGAATCTCAAGAACGTAAAAAAGAAGAAACTACAGCTGAAAAAACAGAGACAGCTAAAGAGAAAACCGAGCAAAAAGAAGAAGCTAAGGAACCAGCTAATGTAGAAGCTGAATCAGCAGCAGAAAACGCAGAACCAGTAAAAGAAGAAACTACTGAATCTGAAACAAAAACAGAAGCTGAGCCAGTAGCTGAACCAACAGAAACAGAGGCTGAAGCTGAAACTGTAACAGAATCAACTGAAACAGAACCTACTGAAACTGAAAAAGAAGCTGAATCAGCAGCAGAAAACGTAGAACCAGTAAAAGAAACAGAAGTAAAAAATCAACAAGAAGAAAAAACTCCAAATCAAGAGAACTAA
- the carB gene encoding carbamoyl-phosphate synthase large subunit, translating into MPKRTDIQKIMVIGSGPIIIGQAAEFDYAGTQACLSLKEEGYEVVLVNSNPATIMTDKEIADKVYIEPITLEFVTRILRKERPDALLPTLGGQTGLNMAMELSKNGILDELGVELLGTKLSAIDQAEDRDLFKQLMEELEQPIPESEIVNTVEEAVSFATSIGYPVIVRPAFTLGGTGGGMCANEEELREIAENGLKLSPVTQCLIERSIAGFKEIEYEVMRDSADNALVVCNMENFDPVGIHTGDSIVFAPAQTMSDYENQMLRDASLSIIRALKIEGGCNVQLALDPHSFKYYVIEVNPRVSRSSALASKATGYPIAKLAAKIAVGLTLDEVINPVTGSTYAMFEPALDYVVAKIPRFPFDKFEKGERRLGTQMKATGEVMAIGRNIEESLLKACRSLEIGVHHNEMPELATVSDDALIEKVVKAQDDRLFYVSEAIRRGYTPEEIAELTKIDIFYLDKLLHIFEIEQELGEHPQDLEILKTAKLNGFSDRKIAELWKTTADQVRQLRLENKIVPVYKMVDTCAAEFDSETPYFYSTYGWENESIKSDKESVLVLGSGPIRIGQGVEFDYATVHSVKAIQAAGYEAIIMNSNPETVSTDFSVSDKLYFEPLTFEDVMNVIDLEQPKGVIVQFGGQTAINLAEPLAKAGVTILGTQVADLDRAEDRDLFEQALKDLDIPQPPGQTATNEEEAVLAARKIGFPVLVRPSYVLGGRAMEIVENEEDLRSYMRTAVKASPDHPVLVDSYIVGQECEVDAISDGENVLIPGIMEHIERAGVHSGDSMAVYPPQTLSQKVQETIADYTKRLAIGLNCLGMMNIQFVIKDEKVYVIEVNPRASRTVPFLSKVTNIPMAQVATKLILGQSLEELGYQDGLYPESTRVHIKAPVFSFTKLAKVDSLLGPEMKSTGEVMGSDTTLEKALYKAFEASYLHLPTFGNVVFTIADDAKDEALDLARRFQNIGYGILATEGTAAFFASHGLQAQPVGKIGDDEQDIPSFVRKGKIQAIINTVGTKRTADEDGEQIRRSAIEHGVPLFTALDTANAMLKVLESRSFVTEAI; encoded by the coding sequence ATGCCTAAACGTACTGATATTCAAAAAATTATGGTGATTGGTTCTGGTCCGATTATTATTGGTCAGGCTGCTGAGTTTGACTACGCTGGGACCCAGGCTTGCTTGTCGTTGAAAGAGGAAGGTTATGAGGTTGTTTTGGTTAACTCAAACCCTGCAACCATCATGACGGATAAGGAGATTGCGGATAAGGTCTACATCGAACCGATTACACTCGAGTTTGTGACACGTATTCTCCGTAAGGAACGTCCAGATGCCTTGCTCCCCACACTTGGTGGTCAGACAGGGCTCAATATGGCCATGGAATTGTCTAAAAACGGTATTCTTGATGAGCTTGGTGTCGAACTTCTGGGGACTAAATTGTCTGCCATCGACCAAGCGGAGGACCGTGACCTCTTTAAACAATTGATGGAAGAGCTTGAGCAGCCGATTCCTGAATCTGAAATTGTCAACACAGTGGAAGAAGCTGTTTCCTTTGCGACATCAATCGGCTACCCTGTTATCGTTCGTCCAGCCTTTACCCTAGGTGGTACTGGTGGTGGTATGTGTGCCAACGAGGAAGAATTGCGTGAAATCGCTGAAAATGGGTTGAAACTGTCACCTGTTACCCAATGTTTGATTGAGCGTTCCATTGCAGGTTTCAAGGAAATCGAGTACGAAGTTATGCGTGACTCGGCTGATAATGCCCTCGTTGTTTGTAACATGGAAAACTTTGACCCAGTTGGGATTCATACAGGGGATTCTATCGTATTTGCTCCTGCACAAACCATGTCAGACTATGAAAACCAAATGCTACGTGACGCGAGCTTGAGCATTATCCGCGCTCTCAAGATTGAAGGTGGGTGTAACGTTCAGCTGGCCCTTGATCCGCATAGCTTCAAGTACTATGTTATCGAAGTAAACCCTCGTGTATCGCGCTCTTCTGCCCTTGCTTCTAAGGCGACAGGTTATCCGATTGCTAAGTTGGCTGCCAAGATTGCCGTCGGTTTGACCTTGGATGAGGTCATCAACCCAGTTACAGGTTCAACCTATGCCATGTTTGAGCCTGCCCTCGACTATGTGGTTGCTAAGATTCCACGTTTCCCATTTGACAAGTTTGAAAAAGGGGAACGTCGTCTTGGTACCCAGATGAAGGCAACTGGAGAAGTTATGGCCATCGGTCGGAACATCGAGGAGTCACTTCTCAAGGCATGTCGCTCTCTTGAAATTGGGGTTCACCACAATGAAATGCCTGAACTTGCAACCGTTTCAGATGATGCTTTGATTGAAAAGGTTGTGAAAGCCCAAGATGATCGTCTCTTCTACGTTTCAGAAGCCATTCGCCGTGGCTACACACCAGAAGAAATTGCTGAATTGACTAAGATTGATATCTTCTATCTGGATAAACTCTTGCACATCTTTGAAATCGAGCAAGAATTGGGTGAACATCCACAAGATTTAGAAATCTTGAAAACAGCCAAACTCAATGGTTTCTCAGACCGTAAGATTGCTGAACTCTGGAAAACGACAGCTGACCAAGTTCGCCAACTTCGCTTGGAAAATAAGATTGTCCCAGTTTACAAGATGGTCGATACCTGTGCGGCAGAGTTCGACTCTGAAACACCATATTTCTATTCAACCTATGGTTGGGAAAATGAGTCTATCAAGTCTGATAAGGAATCTGTACTTGTCCTAGGTTCAGGTCCAATCCGTATCGGTCAAGGGGTTGAGTTTGACTACGCAACCGTTCACTCTGTTAAGGCTATCCAAGCAGCTGGTTACGAAGCCATCATCATGAACTCAAACCCAGAGACCGTTTCTACAGACTTCTCGGTATCTGATAAGCTCTACTTTGAGCCATTAACTTTTGAAGATGTTATGAATGTTATTGACTTGGAGCAACCAAAAGGGGTTATCGTTCAGTTCGGTGGTCAAACAGCCATCAACCTTGCAGAGCCATTGGCAAAAGCAGGTGTGACCATCCTTGGTACGCAAGTCGCTGACTTAGACCGTGCCGAAGACCGCGACCTCTTCGAGCAAGCTCTTAAAGACTTGGATATTCCACAGCCACCAGGACAAACGGCTACCAATGAAGAAGAAGCAGTGCTTGCAGCTCGCAAGATTGGCTTCCCGGTCCTCGTTCGCCCATCTTATGTCTTGGGTGGACGTGCTATGGAAATCGTGGAAAACGAAGAAGACCTCCGTTCTTACATGCGTACCGCTGTTAAGGCTAGTCCAGACCATCCAGTTCTTGTTGATTCATACATCGTTGGGCAAGAGTGCGAAGTTGATGCCATCTCAGACGGAGAAAATGTCCTTATCCCTGGTATTATGGAACATATCGAACGTGCTGGTGTTCACTCAGGTGACTCAATGGCCGTTTACCCACCGCAAACCTTGTCGCAAAAGGTTCAGGAAACCATTGCAGACTACACCAAACGCCTAGCAATTGGTCTTAACTGTCTTGGGATGATGAACATCCAGTTTGTCATCAAGGACGAAAAAGTCTATGTTATTGAGGTCAATCCACGTGCCAGCCGTACGGTGCCATTCCTTTCTAAGGTAACTAATATTCCTATGGCTCAGGTAGCGACTAAGCTCATTCTTGGTCAAAGTCTTGAAGAACTTGGCTACCAAGATGGCCTTTATCCAGAAAGCACTCGCGTTCATATCAAGGCGCCTGTCTTCTCCTTTACGAAACTAGCTAAGGTAGACAGCTTACTAGGTCCTGAAATGAAGTCAACAGGTGAAGTTATGGGTTCTGATACAACTCTTGAAAAGGCTCTTTATAAGGCCTTTGAAGCTTCTTACCTACACTTGCCAACCTTCGGGAATGTTGTATTCACTATTGCAGATGATGCTAAAGATGAAGCCTTGGACTTGGCTCGCCGTTTCCAAAATATCGGTTATGGTATCCTCGCGACAGAAGGGACAGCAGCCTTCTTTGCCAGTCATGGACTTCAAGCCCAACCTGTTGGTAAGATTGGTGACGATGAACAGGATATCCCAAGCTTTGTCCGCAAAGGGAAAATCCAAGCGATCATCAATACTGTCGGAACTAAACGAACTGCTGACGAAGATGGTGAGCAAATTCGTCGTTCAGCCATTGAACACGGTGTGCCACTCTTTACAGCTCTAGATACAGCTAATGCCATGCTCAAGGTGCTAGAAAGCCGTAGTTTTGTCACAGAAGCGATCTAG
- the rplS gene encoding 50S ribosomal protein L19, with translation MNPLIQSLTEGQLRTDIPSFRPGDTVRVHAKVVEGNRERIQIFEGVVIARKGAGISENYTVRKISNGVGVERIFPIHTPRVEKIEVVRYGKVRRAKLYYLRALQGKAARIKEIRR, from the coding sequence ATGAATCCATTAATCCAAAGCTTGACTGAAGGTCAACTTCGTACAGATATCCCATCATTCCGTCCTGGTGACACTGTTCGTGTACACGCGAAAGTTGTCGAAGGAAACCGTGAACGTATCCAGATTTTTGAAGGTGTTGTTATCGCACGTAAAGGTGCTGGCATCTCAGAAAACTACACAGTTCGTAAAATCTCTAACGGTGTAGGTGTTGAGCGTATCTTCCCAATCCACACTCCACGTGTTGAAAAGATCGAAGTTGTTCGTTACGGTAAAGTACGTCGTGCGAAATTGTACTACTTGCGTGCTCTTCAAGGTAAAGCAGCTCGTATCAAAGAAATCCGTCGTTAA
- a CDS encoding chorismate mutase, which produces MDLDIIRQEIDQIDDQIVKLLEERMHLVEGVVAYKKASGKPILDTKREEIIFEKVRNRVEDKRYQETIVATFSDILKRSRDYQDQNIK; this is translated from the coding sequence ATGGATTTAGATATTATTCGGCAAGAAATTGATCAAATCGACGACCAAATCGTTAAGCTCCTAGAAGAACGGATGCACTTAGTTGAAGGGGTTGTCGCTTATAAGAAAGCATCTGGTAAGCCAATCTTAGATACCAAGCGAGAAGAAATCATTTTTGAAAAAGTCAGAAATCGAGTAGAAGATAAGCGCTATCAGGAGACCATTGTTGCGACTTTTTCAGATATTCTCAAACGTTCGCGTGATTATCAGGATCAAAACATTAAATGA
- a CDS encoding tyrosine-type recombinase/integrase, with protein MRRIVGRNVHAHSLRHTYASFLIAKRIELLSISKILGHENMNVTIEVYAHQLKELEKASNSEVREIFANLGANLGRNTSNTQ; from the coding sequence TTGAGAAGAATTGTTGGTAGAAATGTCCATGCTCATTCGCTTAGACATACTTATGCTTCTTTTTTGATTGCAAAGCGTATTGAATTACTATCTATTTCAAAAATCCTTGGTCATGAGAATATGAACGTCACCATCGAAGTCTACGCTCATCAATTAAAAGAACTAGAAAAGGCAAGTAATTCGGAAGTAAGAGAGATATTCGCAAATTTAGGGGCGAATTTGGGGCGAAACACCTCAAATACCCAGTAA
- the crcB gene encoding fluoride efflux transporter CrcB, with product MVIVYLAIACGLGALVRYFFSRYNQASKLPLGTLIANLLGCFLIGLLYNHVESKEIYAILATGFCGGLTTFSTLNDELQRLLSDKKLFYSYFLLTYIGGFLAIFLGILL from the coding sequence ATGGTAATCGTTTATCTTGCAATCGCCTGCGGGCTTGGAGCCCTGGTGCGTTATTTCTTTTCCCGCTATAATCAAGCTTCTAAATTGCCATTGGGAACTCTCATAGCCAATCTTCTAGGATGTTTTTTGATCGGCCTACTCTACAATCATGTGGAATCCAAGGAAATCTATGCCATCCTAGCGACAGGTTTTTGTGGAGGGTTGACGACCTTTTCAACCTTGAATGACGAGCTGCAAAGACTGTTAAGTGACAAGAAGTTATTTTATAGCTATTTCCTCTTAACTTACATAGGCGGGTTTCTAGCGATTTTTTTAGGAATTCTGCTATAA
- a CDS encoding Nramp family divalent metal transporter, with protein sequence MSSYKKVSLSEINQSIETPNNNHFWQNLKAFLGPGALVAVGYMDPGNWITSVVGGASYKYSLLFVILISSIIAMQLQQMAGKLGIVTKMDLAQATAHHAPKWLRYSLWVILELALMATDLAEVLGSAIALNLLFKIPIMVAILLTVLDVFLLLLLMKFGFKKIEAIVTTLILTILAIFTYLVALSNPSIQGIIGGYLPTPTLFETPLPGHESQLTLALGIVGATVMPHNLYLHSSLSQTRKINHKNKKDVRKAVRFMTWDSNLQLSLAFIVNSLLLILGASLFFGHASEISAFSQMYNALQDSTIAGAIASSTLSTLFALALLASGQNSTITGTLTGQIVMEGFLHLKLPQWIIRIGTRIFALLPVIIVAVLFGHQEKTLDQLLVYSQVFLSIALPFSIFPLIYLTSKKSLMGEFSNAKWNTILGYTVSIILTILNIKLLFDIF encoded by the coding sequence ATGTCTTCTTACAAAAAAGTCTCTCTTTCTGAGATCAACCAATCTATTGAAACTCCTAATAACAATCATTTTTGGCAAAATCTAAAAGCATTTTTAGGACCTGGAGCCCTTGTAGCAGTTGGTTATATGGATCCTGGAAACTGGATTACCAGTGTGGTTGGTGGTGCTTCCTACAAATATAGTCTCTTATTTGTTATTTTGATTTCCTCCATCATTGCCATGCAGTTACAACAGATGGCTGGAAAACTCGGTATCGTAACTAAGATGGACCTAGCACAGGCAACTGCACATCATGCTCCCAAATGGCTCCGCTATAGTCTTTGGGTGATTTTAGAATTAGCTTTAATGGCGACAGACTTAGCCGAGGTTTTAGGCTCAGCGATTGCCTTAAATCTTTTATTTAAAATACCGATTATGGTCGCTATCCTCTTAACCGTTTTAGATGTATTTTTGTTACTTTTATTGATGAAATTTGGCTTCAAAAAAATTGAAGCCATTGTTACGACCCTTATTTTAACCATATTAGCCATCTTTACCTATCTGGTAGCTTTATCCAATCCAAGTATCCAGGGGATTATTGGTGGTTATTTACCAACTCCAACATTATTTGAGACACCATTGCCAGGTCATGAAAGCCAATTGACCTTGGCTCTAGGAATTGTAGGAGCGACAGTCATGCCCCATAATCTCTATCTTCATTCATCCCTATCCCAGACAAGGAAAATCAATCACAAAAATAAGAAGGATGTTCGAAAAGCCGTGCGTTTTATGACCTGGGATTCAAATCTTCAGTTGTCCCTAGCCTTTATTGTCAATTCCTTACTTCTCATTTTAGGGGCATCTCTCTTTTTTGGTCATGCATCTGAAATTTCAGCTTTTTCTCAAATGTACAATGCTTTACAGGATTCGACAATAGCAGGAGCGATAGCTAGTTCAACTCTGTCAACTTTATTTGCCCTAGCCCTCTTAGCAAGTGGCCAGAATTCGACCATTACAGGTACCTTAACAGGACAGATTGTCATGGAAGGCTTCTTACATCTGAAATTGCCTCAGTGGATTATCCGTATCGGTACCCGGATTTTTGCATTGCTCCCTGTGATTATTGTAGCCGTCTTGTTTGGACATCAAGAAAAAACCTTGGATCAGTTATTGGTCTATTCACAGGTCTTTCTGTCAATTGCTCTTCCGTTTTCAATCTTCCCCTTAATCTATCTGACCTCTAAGAAGTCACTGATGGGAGAATTTTCCAATGCCAAGTGGAACACAATCCTAGGTTACACAGTTTCAATCATCTTGACCATTCTCAATATCAAGCTTCTTTTCGATATTTTTTAA
- a CDS encoding carbamoyl phosphate synthase small subunit: MTKRLLVLEDGTVFEGKAFGADIDVTGEIVFNTGMTGYQESITDQSYNGQILTFTYPLVGNYGINRDDYESIIPTCKGVVVFEEARRASNWRNQMTLDEFLKAKKIPGISGIDTRALTKIIRKHGTMRATLTHVGDSMDHVTDQLQATVLPTDNIKQVSTKTSYPAPGVGLSVVLVDFGLKHSILRELSKRNCNVTVVPYSTTAEEILHLNPDGVMLSNGPGNPEDVPEALDMIRGIQGKIPIFGICMGHQLFAMANGAKTYKMKFGHRGFNHAVREIATGRVDFTSQNHGYAVSREDLPEHLIITHEEINDKSVEGVRHRYQPGFSVQFHPDAAPGPHDASYLFDEFIEMMEAFKQAN; this comes from the coding sequence ATGACAAAAAGACTTCTAGTATTAGAAGATGGCACAGTTTTTGAAGGCAAGGCCTTCGGAGCAGATATAGATGTAACAGGCGAAATCGTCTTTAATACAGGGATGACAGGCTATCAAGAATCCATTACTGACCAGTCTTATAATGGGCAAATCTTGACCTTTACCTATCCTTTGGTAGGAAATTATGGCATTAATCGTGATGATTACGAATCCATCATTCCAACTTGTAAGGGAGTTGTCGTTTTCGAAGAAGCGCGTCGAGCTAGCAACTGGCGCAACCAAATGACCTTGGATGAATTTTTGAAAGCTAAGAAAATTCCAGGTATTTCAGGGATTGATACGCGTGCACTTACCAAGATTATCCGTAAGCATGGTACCATGCGTGCAACCTTGACTCACGTTGGGGACAGTATGGACCATGTGACGGACCAGCTCCAAGCAACAGTCTTGCCGACAGACAATATCAAACAAGTTTCTACTAAAACTTCCTATCCAGCTCCAGGAGTTGGTTTGAGCGTGGTGCTAGTGGACTTTGGTCTCAAGCACTCAATCTTACGTGAACTTTCTAAGCGCAACTGTAACGTGACGGTTGTTCCTTATTCAACAACGGCAGAAGAAATTCTCCACCTAAATCCTGATGGAGTTATGTTGTCAAATGGTCCAGGTAACCCAGAAGACGTTCCAGAAGCACTGGACATGATTCGTGGTATTCAAGGGAAAATTCCAATCTTCGGAATTTGTATGGGACACCAACTTTTTGCCATGGCAAACGGAGCTAAGACCTACAAGATGAAATTTGGTCACCGTGGATTTAACCACGCGGTACGTGAAATTGCAACAGGACGTGTAGACTTTACTAGCCAAAACCATGGTTATGCAGTCAGCCGTGAGGACTTGCCAGAGCATTTGATCATCACCCACGAAGAAATCAATGACAAATCAGTTGAAGGAGTTCGCCACAGATACCAACCAGGTTTTTCTGTACAATTCCACCCAGACGCAGCTCCCGGTCCACACGACGCTAGCTACCTCTTTGACGAATTTATCGAGATGATGGAAGCTTTTAAACAAGCAAACTAA
- a CDS encoding flavodoxin produces MALAKIVFASMTGNTEEIADIVADKLRDLGLDVDVDECTTVDASDFLEADIAIVATYTYGDGELPDEMMDFYEDLADLNLNGKIYGVVGSGDTFYDEFCKAVDDFDRVFVATGAEKGSECVKVDLSAEEEDIERLEQFAEELAAKVG; encoded by the coding sequence ATGGCATTAGCAAAAATTGTATTTGCCAGTATGACCGGTAATACCGAAGAAATTGCAGATATTGTAGCAGATAAATTGCGTGACTTGGGCTTGGATGTCGATGTGGATGAATGTACGACTGTTGACGCTTCAGACTTCTTGGAAGCGGACATCGCAATCGTTGCGACCTATACTTATGGAGACGGAGAATTGCCAGATGAGATGATGGACTTCTACGAAGACCTAGCAGATCTCAACTTGAATGGCAAAATCTACGGAGTGGTCGGTTCAGGAGATACCTTCTACGACGAATTCTGTAAGGCTGTCGATGACTTTGATCGCGTTTTTGTAGCAACAGGAGCAGAAAAAGGTTCAGAGTGTGTTAAAGTGGACCTTTCTGCTGAAGAAGAAGACATCGAACGTTTGGAACAATTCGCAGAAGAATTGGCTGCAAAAGTAGGATAA
- a CDS encoding type B 50S ribosomal protein L31: protein MKKDIHPEYRPVVFMDTTTGYKFLSGSTKRSNETVEFEGETYPLIRVEISSDSHPFYTGRQKFTQADGRVDRFNKKYGLK from the coding sequence ATGAAAAAAGATATCCATCCAGAATATCGCCCAGTTGTCTTCATGGACACAACTACTGGTTACAAATTCCTTAGCGGTTCAACAAAACGCTCTAACGAAACTGTTGAGTTCGAAGGCGAAACTTACCCATTGATCCGTGTGGAAATTTCATCAGACTCACACCCATTCTACACTGGACGTCAAAAGTTCACTCAAGCAGATGGACGCGTGGATCGTTTCAACAAAAAATACGGTCTCAAATAA
- a CDS encoding bifunctional oligoribonuclease/PAP phosphatase NrnA gives MEICQQILEKIKEYDTIIIHRHMKPDPDALGSQVGLKALLTHHFPEKTIKAVGYNEPTLTWMAEMDTVQDSDYKGALAIICDTANRPRIDDKRYEQAAFTIKIDHHPNDDIYGDLSWVDTSSSSASEMIALFAQENQLALSSEAARLLYAGIVGDTGRFLYPSTSARTFRIAGQLREIDFDFAGLSRQMDTMSFKIAKLQGYVYDHLEVDENGAARVLLTQDILEKYKVTDAETAAIVGAPGRIDTVKAWAIFVEQADGHFRVRMRSKITPINEIAKEHDGGGHPLASGANSYSLEENEQIYQELKEVLQIHQG, from the coding sequence ATGGAAATTTGCCAGCAAATATTAGAGAAAATCAAAGAATACGATACCATTATCATTCACCGTCATATGAAACCAGATCCGGATGCCTTAGGGAGTCAGGTAGGTTTGAAAGCTCTTCTCACACACCATTTTCCAGAAAAGACCATTAAAGCAGTCGGTTATAACGAACCAACTCTAACTTGGATGGCGGAAATGGATACTGTCCAAGACAGTGACTACAAAGGAGCTCTTGCGATTATTTGTGATACAGCGAATCGTCCTCGTATCGATGATAAACGCTACGAACAAGCTGCTTTCACCATCAAAATCGATCATCATCCAAATGATGATATCTATGGTGACCTATCATGGGTGGATACAAGTTCAAGCAGTGCCAGTGAGATGATTGCATTATTTGCTCAAGAAAATCAGCTAGCTTTGTCTAGTGAAGCGGCACGACTTCTCTATGCAGGAATTGTCGGGGACACAGGGCGTTTTCTCTACCCGTCAACTAGTGCCCGTACCTTTAGAATAGCTGGCCAGCTCCGAGAAATTGATTTTGACTTTGCTGGATTGTCTCGTCAAATGGATACCATGAGCTTCAAGATTGCAAAATTGCAAGGGTATGTCTATGATCACTTAGAAGTTGATGAGAATGGGGCTGCACGCGTTCTGCTTACTCAAGACATCTTGGAAAAATATAAGGTTACGGATGCTGAAACAGCAGCGATTGTTGGGGCACCTGGTCGAATTGATACCGTTAAGGCTTGGGCTATTTTTGTTGAACAAGCTGACGGTCACTTCCGTGTGCGAATGCGCAGTAAAATCACTCCTATCAATGAGATTGCCAAAGAACACGACGGAGGAGGACATCCATTAGCCAGTGGCGCCAATTCCTATAGTCTAGAAGAAAACGAACAAATATACCAAGAGCTGAAAGAGGTTCTACAGATTCACCAAGGCTAA
- a CDS encoding Imm74 family immunity protein: protein MKISGTSGNVTFDYENGYVLKAEGELLTVGSFIVYRSSIQNWESPYNHIPITQNEIDKLVEEVNSMMAEQTIQIEFI from the coding sequence ATGAAAATTTCTGGGACAAGTGGTAACGTTACTTTTGACTATGAAAATGGCTATGTTCTAAAAGCAGAGGGAGAGTTGTTGACTGTTGGTAGCTTTATTGTATATAGGTCAAGCATACAGAATTGGGAGTCACCTTACAATCACATTCCTATCACACAGAACGAGATAGATAAACTTGTCGAGGAAGTGAACTCCATGATGGCGGAGCAAACAATCCAGATCGAATTTATCTGA
- the crcB gene encoding fluoride efflux transporter CrcB — protein MKKEQFYPLGIFLAAMVGGLVRYLISTWLPASPDFPWGTLLVNYLGIFCLIYLVKGYLAHKGTSKGLVLALGTGFCGGLTTFSSLMLDAVKLLDTGRYLSLGIYLFLSIGGGLLLAYVLGRKKW, from the coding sequence ATGAAAAAAGAACAATTTTATCCGCTAGGGATTTTTCTAGCTGCAATGGTGGGAGGCCTTGTCCGCTATCTCATTTCCACTTGGTTACCAGCTAGCCCAGACTTTCCTTGGGGAACCCTTCTCGTCAATTATCTGGGAATATTCTGCCTGATCTATCTGGTAAAAGGCTATCTGGCCCATAAGGGAACTAGTAAAGGCTTGGTTTTGGCGCTGGGGACAGGATTTTGTGGTGGCCTGACAACCTTTTCTAGCCTAATGCTTGATGCAGTAAAACTGCTTGATACCGGGCGTTATCTTAGCTTAGGCATCTACTTATTTTTGAGCATTGGTGGAGGTCTACTCTTGGCTTATGTTCTAGGGAGGAAGAAATGGTAA